From Leptolyngbya sp. KIOST-1, one genomic window encodes:
- a CDS encoding HpsJ family protein has product MANLSNPLPKPYDVLSQRLALTIGCLCLIGFLIDILVIGFPPNPLAPQWRLNFLQQVAERSLLLLIGTVLLIYSQLENRLQSLKTLSIACLAIGLLLGLSSLLVIQDTLTLQEQAIATINTQAAELRNRIEQGQEDAALSQQISPEAFSEALQTVDSQAASLIQETQTGAMKTLISSAGNLLLMGVGLLSIGRLGLLQSLSLSQKRRFSLRQVG; this is encoded by the coding sequence GCTCTCCCAGCGTTTGGCGCTTACCATTGGCTGCCTTTGCCTAATTGGATTTCTGATTGACATTCTGGTGATTGGCTTCCCCCCCAACCCCCTGGCGCCCCAGTGGCGGCTCAACTTTCTCCAGCAGGTTGCCGAGCGCAGCCTGCTGCTGCTGATCGGCACTGTGCTGCTGATCTATAGCCAGTTGGAGAACCGCCTCCAGTCCTTGAAAACCCTATCCATAGCCTGTCTGGCGATCGGTCTTTTGCTGGGGTTATCCAGCCTGCTGGTGATTCAAGACACCCTGACCCTGCAGGAGCAGGCGATCGCCACCATCAACACCCAGGCCGCTGAACTCCGCAACCGGATTGAGCAGGGCCAGGAGGACGCCGCCCTGAGCCAGCAAATTTCCCCCGAGGCCTTCTCAGAGGCGCTGCAAACGGTCGATAGTCAAGCCGCATCGCTGATCCAGGAGACCCAGACAGGGGCGATGAAAACCCTCATTTCCTCGGCTGGAAACCTCCTGCTGATGGGTGTCGGATTGCTCAGCATCGGTCGCCTTGGCCTGCTGCAAAGCCTGTCACTCTCCCAAAAACGCCGATTTTCCCTGCGGCAAGTCGGATGA